A single Amphiura filiformis chromosome 19, Afil_fr2py, whole genome shotgun sequence DNA region contains:
- the LOC140141535 gene encoding uncharacterized protein produces the protein MESSCTNVSKNGGYIRIKVEPFETSEASIVSDKTNVDGQIRTEEPAIELESSDKASTEHDSVDIKEEPFEFKSESENSPLSANANDRIQSEELELRSSNEGPIVYDSIDLKEEPFEFKSEREHSTISAKSNERIQSEELELRSSNEGSIEHDSIHVKQEPCECNSSSSEALAESDNTNVYERIQPGEAAFELRLANGASTELEYNHVKEEPFECNSSSESPAASDNTILQEGILPKEMIFELRSSNRASTEHEGIHVKEETFESECETSEVAAVSDNTDVNEGTHNEDIVFEYRSANRAYTDHEYDNIEDPIDFKSEGEDSTLSSNANERIQSEEFVLGFSNEGSILHDSITLKEEPCECKSECETSEVTAKSDNTDIDLEEEPFECNSSSEAIEETAGLDSSTDYVDIQDINEKQFECSSCNESFARFILLIEHECIHSRGKSFECKYCDKCFTTSSDLKNTNSSIMRRSLLNVNFVTKASHSQVT, from the coding sequence ATGGAATCCAGTTGTACTAATGTCTCCAAAAATGGTGGGTATATTCGTATCAAAGTGGAGCCTTTTGAAACAAGTGAAGCCTCCATAGTATCAGATAAAACAAATGTAGATGGACAAATTCGTACTGAAGAGCCAGCTATTGAATTGGAGTCATCAGACAAAGCTTCCACTGAGCATGACAGTGTTGATATTAAAGAAGAGCCCTTTGAATTCAAGTCTGAAAGTGAAAACTCCCCACTTTCAGCTAACGCAAATGATAGAATTCAAAGTGAAGAGCTTGAATTGAGGTCTTCAAACGAAGGCCCCATAGTGTATGATAGTATTGATCTTAAAGAGGAGCCTTTTGAATTTAAGTCTGAAAGGGAACACTCCACAATATCAGCTAAATCAAATGAACGAATTCAAAGTGAAGAGCTTGAATTGAGGTCTTCAAATGAAGGTTCCATAGAGCATGACAGTATTCATGTCAAACAGGAGCCTTGTGAATGTAACTCTTCATCAAGTGAAGCCTTAGCAGAGTCAGATAACACAAATGTATATGAAAGAATTCAACCTGGAGAAGCAGCTTTTGAATTGAGGTTAGCAAATGGAGCCTCCACTGAGCTTGAGTATAATCATGTCAAAGAGGAGCCTTTTGAATGTAACTCTTCAAGTGAAAGCCCTGCAGCGTCAGATAACACAATCCTTCAGGAAGGAATACTTCCTAAAGAAATGATTTTTGAATTGAGGTCTTCAAATAGAGCTTCCACTGAGCATGAGGGTATTCATGTCAAAGAGGAGACCTTTGAATCTGAATGTGAAACAAGTGAAGTTGCCGCAGTGTCAGATAACACAGATGTAAATGAAGGAACTCATAATGAAGATATAGTTTTTGAATATAGGTCTGCAAACAGAGCCTACACGGATCATGAGTATGACAATATAGAGGATCCCATTGATTTCAAGTCTGAAGGTGAAGACTCCACACTATCATCTAACGCAAATGAACGAATTCAGAGTGAAGAGTTTGTATTGGGGTTTTCAAACGAAGGCTCTATTTTGCATGACAGTATTACTTTGAAAGAGGAGCCTTGTGAATGCAAATCTGAATGTGAAACAAGTGAAGTCACCGCAAAGTCAGATAACACAGATATTGATCTTGAAGAGGAGCCTTTTGAATGTAACTCGTCAAGTGAAGCCATAGAAGAGACTGCAGGGTTAGATTCCTCAACAGATTATGTCGATATCCAAGATATAAATGAGAAACAGTTTGAATGTTCATCATGTAACGAAAGCTTTGCCAGATTTATTCTCTTAATTGAACATGAATGTATTCATTCCAGAGGGAAGTCCTttgaatgtaaatattgtgacaagtgcttcacAACGTCAAGTGATTTGAAAAACACGAACTCAAGTATAATGAGaagaagccttttaaatgtaaattttgtaacaaaggcttcacacagtcaagtaacttga
- the LOC140141534 gene encoding uncharacterized protein encodes MNSSCTNVSKNGGYILIKVEPFETSEASIVSYKSNVHVYRESCTEELAIELRPSDKASTEHDSIDIKEEPFEFKSESEDSPLSANANVQCEEFELRSSNGASTDHEGIRVKYEPFEFKSESEDTTLSANANHRIQREECELRSSNEGSIEYDSFAIKEEPFEFISECETSEVAAVSYNTDVSEGIHTEEMVRSADGAYNDHENIDLKEEPLEFESESEVYTLSANANERIQSEDFVLKSSNEGSIMHDSIHVKEEPCECIPSSEIPVVSENTNLFERILPKETAIELRYSSGASTEHEGMHVKEDSFECKSECETSEFDAASDNTDVNEGTHTEDMVFEFRSADGGDTGHEGIDLIEEPFECNSSSEALASECITETADNVDIQAINDHEHIRTKGKSFECKYCDKCCTTSSEMKKHELKCNEKKHFKCKYCNKGFTQSSYLKAHERTHTGEKPFKCNECNKCFMTLGRLKRHKKRIHTGEKPYKCSSCDKNFITSSNLKTHERIHDKEKPFKCQYCNKGFTQSGHMKAHERTHTGEKPFKCNICNKCYMTLDTLKTHEKRIHTHSGEKPYKCSFCDKHFITSGELKLHERIHTKEKPFKCTFCNNGFRKSSNLKAHERTHTGEKPFKCDICNECFIRFSTLKRHEKLIHTGERPFTCSLCDKNFITSSELKAHERIHIKEKPFKCQYCNKGFTWPSCLKIHERTHTGEKAFKCNKCNKCFMTLRSLKSHEKRIHTGEKT; translated from the coding sequence ATGAATTCCAGTTGTACTAATGTCTCCAAAAATGGTGGGTATATTCTTATCAAAGTGGAGCCTTTTGAAACAAGTGAAGCCTCCATAGTATCATATAAATCAAACGTACATGTATATAGAGAAAGTTGTACTGAAGAGCTAGCTATTGAATTGAGACCATCGGACAAAGCTTCCACTGAGCATGACAGTATTGATATTAAAGAAGAGCCTTTTGAATTCAAGTCTGAAAGTGAAGACTCCCCACTATCAGCTAACGCAAATGTTCAATGTGAAGAGTTTGAATTGAGGTCTTCAAATGGAGCCTCCACTGATCATGAGGGTATTCGTGTCAAATATGAGCCTTTTGAATTCAAGTCTGAAAGTGAAGACACCACACTATCAGCGAACGCAAATCATAGAATTCAACGTGAAGAGTGTGAATTGAGGTCTTCAAACGAAGGCTCTATAGAGTATGACAGTTTTGCTATCAAAGAGGAGCCTTTTGAATTCATATCTGAATGTGAAACAAGTGAAGTTGCCGCAGTGTCATATAACACAGATGTAAGTGAAGGAATTCATACTGAAGAGATGGTCAGGTCTGCAGACGGAGCCTACAATGAtcatgaaaatattgaccttaaAGAGGAGCCTTTGGAATTCGAGTCTGAAAGTGAAGTCTACACACTATCAGCTAACGCAAATGAGCGAATTCAGAGTGAAGACTTTGTACTTAAGTCTTCAAATGAAGGCTCCATAATGCATGACAGTATTCATGTCAAAGAGGAGCCTTGTGAATGTATCCCTTCAAGTGAAATCCCAGTAGTGTCAGAAAACACAAATTTATTTGAAAGAATTCTTCCCAAAGAAACGGCTATTGAATTGAGATATTCCAGTGGAGCCTCCACTGAGCATGAGGGTATGCATGTCAAAGAAGATTCTTTTGAATGCAAGTCTGAATGTGAAACAAGTGAATTCGACGCAGCGTCTGATAACACAGATGTAAATGAAGGAACTCATACTGAAGATATGGTTTTTGAATTTAGGTCTGCAGACGGAGGCGACACTGGTCATGAGGGTATTGATCTTATAGAGGAGCCTTTTGAATGTAACTCTTCAAGTGAAGCATTAGCAAGTGAATGCATAACAGAGACTGCAGATAATGTAGATATTCAAGCTATAAATGACCATGAACATATTCGTACCAAAGGAAAGTCCTttgaatgtaaatattgtgacaaaTGCTGCACAACATCAAGTGAAATGAAAAAACATGAACTCAAGTGTAAtgaaaagaagcattttaaatgtaaatattgtaacaaaggcttcacacagtcaagTTACTTGAAAGCACATGAGCGTACacatactggagagaagccttttaaatgcAACGAATGTAACAAATGTTTCATGACATTGGGCCGCTTGAAAAGACATAAAAAACGTATCCATACTGGAGAAAAACCATATAAATGTTCATCATGTGACAAAAACTTCATCACATCAAGTaatttgaaaacacatgaacgtattcatgataaagagaagccttttaaatgtcaatattgtaACAAAGGATTTACACAGTCAGGTCACATGAAAGCTCACGAGCGTACACATACTGGAGAGAAGCCCTTTAAATGTAACATTTgtaacaaatgttacatgacattgGATACCTTGAAAACTCATGAAAAACGTATCCATACTCACTCTGGAGAAAAACCCTATAAATGTTCATTTTGTGACAAACACTTTATTACATCAGGTGAATTGAAattacatgaacgtattcatactaaagagaagcctttcaaatgcaCATTTTGTAACAACGGCTTCAGAAAGTCAAGTAATTTGAAAGCACACGAGCGTACACATACTGGAGAGAAGCCCTTTAAATGTGACATTTGTAACGAATGTTTCATCAGATTCAGTACCTTGAAAAGACATGAAAAACTTATCCACACTGGAGAAAGACCATTTACATGTTCATTATGTGACAAAAACTTTATTACATCAAGTGAGTTGAaagcacatgaacgtattcatattaaagagaagccttttaaatgtcAATACTGTAACAAAGGGTTCACATGGCCAAGTTGCTTGAAAATACACGAGCGTACACATACTGGAGAGAAGGCTtttaaatgcaacaaatgtaaCAAATGTTTCATGACATTGCGTAGCTTGAAAAGTCATGAAAAACGTATCCATACTGGAGAAAAAACATAA